ATAATTAATTAtcatattaaaatcattttatgtacgttgatttcaaacaaataaaaatttctcATACGATcacattaatatttttttacatTATTAAACATTTTGTGACTTAAATGTTAATGATACATGTCCTGACTTGTAATAAAAAATTTCTTATATTCTTAATTATAAAAGCGTTAAACCATAATACTTATAGCTAAATgtactttattttattattaaattaaaatttattcattatatggtattatattatattatattgctatttttttaattttaatttgaccctTCAGAGAACAAAAAGTGAATCACGCCACTTCCTCCGTGGTATCCATCTAGCTAGTCTCATTGATTTACCTTTCCATCGACGGTCTTGTTCAGTGGGCACCATGCACAGTAATTCTTATTCTTTATATAAACAATTTTTTTCAAATGCAAGTCCAAATACGATTCTGTCCTCCTCACAACACTATGGAAATGGAAGGCCTTAGACCAATTCGAGTATCAAAGGAAGATAGCGAGGACGGCCAACCCTTGAGTCCAATTGCTCGCATGTTTCATCAACCTCGCTCCAACGTCTACATCATTATCATTATGGGGTTTAAGACCCCAATCAACCCTCTTGCTTTTAAAGCCAGCTTGCGCCATTCTTTACTTAAGCATCCTCGTTTCTCTAGTTTGCaggtaataaaaaatatatttttcatatatatttaatataaaaaattcttaaattatttgataattatGGAAACCCTTCTTTCAGGGACCTACTGACTTATAAATTTTGGGCTACTTTGTTGATGTGCAGGTTGTCGAAAATGATGGGGAGATGAGATGGGTCAGAACAGAGGTAAACTTGGATAACCATGTAAAGGTTCCAGTGCTTGATCCAAACATGGAGTTTCCTGACAAGTTTGTGGAAGATTATGCTTCCAATCTCAGTAAAACCACAATTAGTATGTCCATGCCTTTGTGGGATGTTCATCTTCTCAACGTTAAAACCTCTGAAGCTGAATCTACTGGCATTATTCGCATCCACCATTCCCTTGGCGATGGCATCTCCCTCATGTCTCTTTTACTTTCTTGCACCCGCAAAGCATCTGATCCTGAGGCACTTCCAACCATCCCAAGTGTAAGGAGAAGGAATCCTAGTAACTATGGTGGTTTAACGTATTGGCAAATTTTGCTCAAGCTATGGTGTTGGGTGCTGCTGTGTTGGAATACCACTGTTGATTCACTGATATCTCTGGGGACATTTTTCTTCTTGGAAGACACTAAAACACCTCTTAAAGGTACATTGCCGCTCGGACCAACTCCTAGAAGGTTTGTTCATAGAACAATCAGTTTGGATGATGTGAAGCTTGTGAAGAATGCCATGGGCACAGTAAGTAGCAAAACTTTACCCAGTTTGGTAACACAGCAAACTCATTATTGTTTTTCCCATTTGTGTTTGTATAGACAATCAATGATGTGATAGTAGCAATCACACAAGCAGGTTTGTCTTCCTATCTCAATAGGAAGTATGGTAAGTATGGTAAGTATACCTTTGAATTTAAGAGCTTGCATATGAATATTTTACTTGCCTGTAAGAATGGCAAGATTGATCAGAAAAATTGTTATCAAAATTGGATTTATCATAGATTTAAGACACAATATATATAATAGTGGGATCCACATGTTAAATAAGTAGCACCCATATATTTGTGTTTTGAGTTTATGATAAATCAAATTTGGATAAATTTTTTCTATAATTGATCATTAAGTGTCATTAATTAGGGTTACATTACCACAAGCATATTAATTACATTGCTGTATGGCAGGTGATGATGAGAAAGATAATCAAGGAGGAGAAAGGAATAACAATAATCTTCCCAACAACATTCGTTTTAGAGCAGCTCTTTTCGTGAACCTAAGGCCATCTGCAGGCATCCAAGTGAGTGATGTTACTCTTAACTCCATGctttaattttatcaaacaatAATTATTATTTGTTCACTAATATCTATAAAAAAttctataattaaattgaaaataggaTTTTGATGATATGACGAGAACGAATAGTAAAGCAAGGTGGGGCAatcatattggatatgttttgtTTCCCTTGAAAATTGCTTTACGTGATGATCCATTAGATTATGTTCGTGACGCTAAGGTTGCTGGGGACAGAAAGAAAGCTACTCTTGAAGCCAACTTCACTTATTTAATGGCTAAATTAGCTCGGTTTTTCCCCAAATATTTTACTAACAAGGTAGGTGTATTTCtcacttattttattttctttgttcaTATTAATGTTTAGGTGCAACTTTCAtctgaattaaatgattttatgcaGATCGTACACGATCTAAATTTGACAAATTGGAATTACAAGAACAAAATAAAGTTAGGtgataatttcaataattattattCATGGTTTTTAAATGCAGCCTAGTCAATGGATCAGtgaaaacaaattaaaaattaatttaaatatattatgattttgtaacaaaaaattaaaataaaagacaaTTTAACTTAAtactttaataatataaattattagtattattaattatttaatttaaaagttaGTTGCAACTGTcttaaagtaattttttttttctgataaaagagattttattaatttaattaaagctTCATGAAAAATTTAGCACGAACGCCATTGATTAGAATCCAGCTGATAGGCTTTTCCAATACATCCTACCCACTTGTGTGGGGGTGAAAGGGTAGCGAATTGTCAAACTTAGCTTGCAAGTGAGTAGTCATGGGTTTGAATCCGAGCCTCCCacttgtactttcaattcttttcttTTGGACTAAAAGTCATGTCTCTCcatcaattttaaattttttaaaaattgtatttaaaatattaatatttatataatatacaaaaatatatttattaataattataaattcaattagtaaatataaattacaattaaatactatttattaaaaaaaaaatttataaaattttttaaaaaattaatgaataaaataaaataaattaataactttattattatttttgaagcGTAATATATAGTtaagaatgaaaatattttaatttattaattatagtttaaatatgtatatatatatatatatatatatatatatatatatatatattataaataaaatgttAATAGATTATTTTACAAATTTGTTCGGACCCTTCAAATATTATCATCAAATTTTGCCaccgaaaataatttatattaattaattaattaatctaagaATTAAGTTGTTGActgaattttttttcaattttattggtTATTAATTGTAaagcaattgatttttttttatttttaaacaaacctctatcttattttattttctaccaATTATGAGCAGATATCGTGCCTTCCCAGTCGAACCACAATTTGGTTTTCAAATGTGCCTGGTCCAGCAGAAGAAATATCTTACTTTGGCTTTCCTGTCAACTTCATAGCAGTCAGTGTTTATGGACAGCCTAATGTAAGCACCATTATCTTGTTCTTTAAGCAGATTTGATTTTGTTCTCCATgatgaaaattattattattattattatattattattttacagGCATTGATGATCCACGTATTGAGTTATGCAAACAAGATGAAAATTATCTTATCAGCCGATGAAGACATAATTCCTGATCCGCATCGACTCTGTGATGATTTTCAAAATTCTCTTGAACTCATGAAGAATGCTGCCATAACTAGCAAAAAGGCAAATCCACAGCTATACAAGCAGCGCTCGAATATGTGATAATGGTTCCCTTTTATAGCTAAATAAATATACAAGCAACAAGTTGTATTAAGGGCATGTGTTGTCTCTGCCTGTCCTGTgtgttttttattaataaaataaaataaaataaaatattgatcCAAAATAGTGTCTTGTAAAGGGAATATTATTTTCCAATgattatttattcattttattattaatatatataatacaaTAAATGTGACAGTCGATAAATTAATAAGCATATCATTATTCAAAATTAACCtgtgattaattaatttaaaaatctcaatTCAAACTCTGATTGAAAGTTTCTCCTATGTATCTTCAATTGCTTTTTATTTAATGATAACGATTTCATCCTATAAATTAAGGTATGAA
This is a stretch of genomic DNA from Hevea brasiliensis isolate MT/VB/25A 57/8 chromosome 12, ASM3005281v1, whole genome shotgun sequence. It encodes these proteins:
- the LOC110631588 gene encoding wax ester synthase/diacylglycerol acyltransferase 11-like; this translates as MEMEGLRPIRVSKEDSEDGQPLSPIARMFHQPRSNVYIIIIMGFKTPINPLAFKASLRHSLLKHPRFSSLQVVENDGEMRWVRTEVNLDNHVKVPVLDPNMEFPDKFVEDYASNLSKTTISMSMPLWDVHLLNVKTSEAESTGIIRIHHSLGDGISLMSLLLSCTRKASDPEALPTIPSVRRRNPSNYGGLTYWQILLKLWCWVLLCWNTTVDSLISLGTFFFLEDTKTPLKGTLPLGPTPRRFVHRTISLDDVKLVKNAMGTTINDVIVAITQAGLSSYLNRKYGKYGDDEKDNQGGERNNNNLPNNIRFRAALFVNLRPSAGIQDFDDMTRTNSKARWGNHIGYVLFPLKIALRDDPLDYVRDAKVAGDRKKATLEANFTYLMAKLARFFPKYFTNKISCLPSRTTIWFSNVPGPAEEISYFGFPVNFIAVSVYGQPNALMIHVLSYANKMKIILSADEDIIPDPHRLCDDFQNSLELMKNAAITSKKANPQLYKQRSNM